Proteins from one Oncorhynchus tshawytscha isolate Ot180627B linkage group LG16, Otsh_v2.0, whole genome shotgun sequence genomic window:
- the LOC121839605 gene encoding uncharacterized protein LOC121839605, translated as MLSALIHCSALLTSKQNDPVLILPSMLTALIHCSALLTSKQNDPVLILPSMLTALIHCSALLTSKQNDPVLILPSMLTALIHCSALLTSKQNDPVLILPSMLSALIHCSALLTSKQNDPVLILPSMLSALIHCSALLTSKQNDPVLILPSMLSALIHCSALLTSKQNDPVLILPSMLSALIHCSALLTSKQNDPVLILPSMLTALIHCSALLTSKQNDLVLILPSMLTALIHCSALLTSKQNDPVLILPSMLSALIHCSALLTSKQNDPVLILPSMLTALIHCSALLTSKQNDPVLILPSMLTALIHCSALLTSKQNDLVLILPSMLTALIHCSALLTSKQNDPVLILPSMLTALIHCSALLTSKQNDLVLILPSMLTALIHCSALLTSKQGYKDASFNQ; from the exons ATGCTATCTGCCCTCATTCACTGTAGCGCCCTCCTGACTTCTAAACAAAATGACCCGGTCCTTATTCTGCCATCTATGCTAACTGCCCTCATTCACTGTAGCGCCCTCCTGACTTCTAAACAAAATGACCCGGTCCTTATTCTGCCATCTATGCTAACTGCCCTCATTCACTGTAGCGCCCTCCTGACTTCTAAACAAAATGACCCGGTCCTTATTCTGCCATCTATGCTAACTGCCCTCATTCACTGTAGCGCCCTCCTGACTTCTAAACAAAATGACCCGGTCCTTATTCTGCCATCTATGCTATCTGCCCTCATTCACTGTAGCGCCCTCCTGACTTCTAAACAAAATGACCCGGTCCTTATTCTGCCATCTATGCTATCTGCCCTCATTCACTGTAGCGCCCTCCTGACTTCTAAACAAAATGACCCGGTCCTTATTCTGCCATCTATGCTATCTGCCCTCATTCACTGTAGCGCCCTCCTGACTTCTAAACAAAATGACCCG GTCCTTATTCTGCCATCTATGCTATCTGCCCTCATTCACTGTAGCGCCCTCCTGACTTCTAAACAAAATGACCCGGTCCTTATTCTGCCATCTATGCTAACTGCCCTCATTCACTGTAGCGCCCTCCTGACTTCTAAACAAAATGACCTGGTCCTTATTCTGCCATCTATGCTAACTGCCCTCATTCACTGTAGCGCCCTCCTGACTTCTAAACAAAATGACCCGGTCCTTATTCTGCCATCTATGCTATCTGCCCTCATTCACTGTAGCGCCCTCCTGACTTCTAAACAAAATGACCCGGTCCTTATTCTGCCATCTATGCTAACTGCCCTCATTCACTGTAGCGCCCTCCTGACTTCTAAACAAAATGACCCGGTCCTTATTCTGCCATCTATGCTAACTGCCCTCATTCACTGTAGCGCCCTCCTGACTTCTAAACAAAATGACCTGGTCCTTATTCTGCCATCTATGCTAACTGCCCTCATTCACTGTAGCGCCCTCCTGACTTCTAAACAAAATGACCCGGTCCTTATTCTGCCATCTATGCTAACTGCCCTCATTCACTGTAGCGCCCTCCTGACTTCTAAACAAA